Part of the Verrucomicrobiia bacterium genome is shown below.
CATGTCAGACCCCACTCCTCAAATGTCCCAGGTTCCTGAATCGGATACCACAGTCACCCGCCAGCAATGGAAATGGTCTGCCCTCGCAGGCATGGCGTCGTATCTCGACGCGGGATCGATTGTCGCCCTTGGTGCAGGATTGGTGCTCTTCCAAAAGGAGTTTCAACTCACGAACGGAATGGTCGGAGCGCTGGCTGCGATCGGACCCAACGCCATCGGCTGTGCGATCGGAGCGCTCGCCGGGGGCTGGCTGGGTGACAAGCTCGGGCGCAAGCGGATCTACAAATGGGATCTGCTGGTTTATGCCGCCGGCATCCTGTGCATCGCTTTCGCCTTCAACCGCGAGATGCTCTTCATAGGAACCGTGATTGTCGGACTGGCGGTGGGCGCTGATGTACCCACCTCACTCGCGCTGGTCGGCGAAATCGCCCCAGCCAAGGCGCGCGGCAAGCTCCTCGGTTTCACGCAGGTGGCATGGTGCCTTGGTCCCACAATCGTTCTCTGGCTGGCACTGGCGCTCGCACCGCTTGGCCTGCTCGGCATCCGCATCGTGTTCCTTCATCTGTTCGTCGTCGCAATCGTCACATGGGCGTTGCGGCGCGGGTTGGCGGAGTCCGCGCGCTGGACGGCAGCGGCAGCGGGTGCGAAGCAGAACCTCCGCGCATTATTCGTTGGCGCCAATCTGAGGGCACTTGCCTGGACCGGAATCATCTACCTGTTTTG
Proteins encoded:
- a CDS encoding MFS transporter, encoding MSDPTPQMSQVPESDTTVTRQQWKWSALAGMASYLDAGSIVALGAGLVLFQKEFQLTNGMVGALAAIGPNAIGCAIGALAGGWLGDKLGRKRIYKWDLLVYAAGILCIAFAFNREMLFIGTVIVGLAVGADVPTSLALVGEIAPAKARGKLLGFTQVAWCLGPTIVLWLALALAPLGLLGIRIVFLHLFVVAIVTWALRRGLAESARWTAAAAGAKQNLRALFVGANLRALAWTGIIYLF